The sequence below is a genomic window from Microcebus murinus isolate Inina chromosome 4, M.murinus_Inina_mat1.0, whole genome shotgun sequence.
tagaattaaataaaatagtttattgaaACTGCTTAAATTAGTGTCTGGTATATAGAACATGTTAAAAGATAGCTTATGTTACATACCCTCGTTCATAATATAGGCATTATTCACACTGGTCAAAAAATGGAagaaacccaagtgtccatccacagataaatggataaacaaactgtggtctATCTATACAATAGAacattatttagccttaaaaaagaaggaaattctaacacatgctacaatatggaagAACTTTGaggccattatgctaagtgaaataaaccagcaCAGAAGGGCAAATAGtctatgatttcacttatataaggTTCCTAGAGTTGTCCaatttgtagagacagaaagtagtatggtggctgccaggggtggggaagagggaaaggggaagttAGTATTTAATAGGTACAGGGACCTGGGTTCTagtccccaccctgctctgggcTTATTGTGCAATTTTGGGTGAATCTCTTAATTTCTccacacttatttatttattcatctgccTGCTGAGAGTATGAAGGGATAAGAGTAAAGTGCTTTGAATAtcctaagaaagaagaaaatgaatttcattgAGCACTATGTTAGCCAACACAAAGGAATTATGTAGCGCTTTTATCTATGTATAGATGAAATACCTGGACTTCCAAAAGACTCCCTCATTCACAGGTTTACTGAATGAGCTCTTAAGTATCTCCCTAAGAGCTTCCTGGACTATAATCTCCTTGAGGATAAAGACTActtcttatttctatttgtattcCCAGTGCCTCACTCATTATAaacactcaataagtatttaatgAATGAAGGATTGAAAGAATACCTGGGACTGTCGTAACAAAAAGAGCTAGAAACATGGTTCTCACTATAAGCATCAAACTGGAGGTACAAAACCTGTGTAAGATGCCACAGGCAAGGAAGTCTCCCAATTTCCTGCCTGGATTGAGGTTCTATGGAGTGTCACTTCTCTCCTAAGCCCCTCTCAACTCTAAACAGTTTTCTCATGGCATTTTTTACCTCATTGTTCCTTAGCGTGTAGATCAGAGGGTTCAGCAAAGGTGGCATCACAATATTAAAAAGGATGACAAGCTTGTCAGCAGCCAGGGTGGTGGAGGGACGAATGTACATGAACATGGGGGGAACGAGGACCAAAAGGACAGTGATGATGTGTGAGCCACATGTGGAGAGAGCCTTCCGCCGGCCCTCGGATGACCGGTTTCTCAAGTTTAGTAAGATAGCCACATAGGAGAGGATAAGGACAAggaaggagactaaagagatcATACCACTATTGGCCACCACAATGAGCCCCACCACGTAGGTGTCTGCACAGGCCAACTTCAGCAAGGGATGAACATCACAGAAGAAGTTGTCTATCTCATTGGGCCCACAAAAGGGCAGCTGGACCGTGAGGAGGGTCTGCAGGATGGAATGCAAGAAGCCAGCGACCCAGGAGGCCCCTGCCAGCAGGCCGCACTTTCGCCGATCCATGATGGTTGTGTAGTGCAGGGGCctacagatggccacgtagcggtcataggccatggcTGTGAGGAGGAAGATCTCAGTGCCACCGAAGAAGTGGGCAGAAAAGAGCTGGGTCATGCAGCCATTAAAGGAGATAATCTTGCGTTCCACGAAAGTGTCAGCAATCATCTTAGGCGTGGTAGCAGAGGGATAACACATGTCGGCAAAAGACAGGTGGCTGAGAAAGAGATACATGGGAGAATTCAGAGTCTTGCTGGcattgatggtgatgatgaccaGAAGGTTCCCCAGGACAGTGAACACATGAAACAGGGAGAATACCACGAAGCACGCATGCTGCATCTCTCTGCTCTGGAAAAGGCCAAATAAAACAAACTCTGTCACGTTGTTCTTGGCACCCATGGATTTTCTACCCCGAACATCAATAAAGTAGCTGACTCTGCAAAGACACAAATTATATGATATAAGAAACTTTctgcaaagataaaaattatataagaaagtTTCTGCAAAGACacaaattatataagaaattttCTTGAGACATCACCAAGATAGTGGAATAAGAGAAATACCAGCCttatcccccccacacacacacacaaaaaaaactataacaaTAAAGAAAGCTATCCCCAAATCAAAACATCCCTGAGAGAGCTCAAGGATCTATCCATTAAAGAATCTGCAACAACATagtggaacaaaataaaattgagaataaCACACCAGAAGGATTGCTGGTGAGATTGGTATGTTTGAGATGCCAGGAGATGGCTAGGAACAAAGAAAGGTGGAGGCAGTTGGTGTCAGCCATGTGGTAGGAACCACCATGGTCTCCAGAAGCCTGCTCTGCCGAGGACACTGGTATCTTTTGTCACTGAGATAACCAACCAGCCATTCCCACCGGGGAAGCCTAGAGAGGGAGATGCAGCTACATACCCCTGTCTTACCCCAAGAAGCAGATGCAgttcagccactttggaaaaggaGCCACCACCTCTCCCAACCCCAGGCATACCCTAGACCACAAACTGCAGCTGCCCCTTGAGTGTTCACACTCCAGACCCAGGCTCTGTGACTAGACTGCACCCACCCACATCTCAGACACCTGAGATATCACCAGAGTAAGGTAGTTTGCACTCTAGGTCCCAGAGTCAGGGTCTCTCTGAACATGCCCACATTCTAAGCATCAGCTCAACCTCCATAGAAAACGAGTCCTCATCCCAACCCCAGAGACACTGTAACTCTGTGTACATCTATGCTCCCACTCTCAGCTCCCCAGCTGCTTCACAAGCATTCACACCCTGAACACCGTTACCAAAGTGGCAGCAGGGGTGCCTTCACCCTGGGCACCAATACTATTACCACCCTGAGTCCCAGAGTCATAGTCACTCCACACATGCCCCGTGCTTCAGGCCTCAGCTCTGTGGCTGCTCCACAGGTGCCACTCATCATACACCTGTGCCACCACCACCAAGAGGGGGCACAGAATCCAGACCCAATGCCAAGAGATAGTCTCCTCAGCCACAACTTCCCcagtgggagaaaaagaaatcaagaagaccTGAACAGCCACCACCAGCAAAGTCCCAACAACCATCACTGCCACTGCAGATATCTGTAGCATTGGCCACTGAGAATCCCTGAAATCTCTGTCAACACCAACCTCAACTAACAGAGCTGTATAGAGACTACACAGCTGCATCCCACTGGTGCCAGAAGTACTCCACCCCACCAAGAAAGCACCCTCACACCCCACATAGGAGAAGATATTTCCACACTGAAACTAGCCCATAAAATCTAAAAGAGATGACGACTCCACCAAATGCACAGACATCAACTAAAGGcaacaacatgaaaaaacaaggagACATAATACCaccaaaataatacaataattttcAAGTTGCTGACCCCTAAAAATGGAGTTATATGAATAGCCTGAAAAAGAATTCACTATAATTGCATTAAAGAAGCTTAGCaaagtataagaaaatacatagaaattattcaacaaaaaaatcagaaacacaataaataatcaaaagaaatttGGCAGAggtattgaaattatttttttaaaagtaaataggaaaaaagaaagaagattcataaaatcagaaatgaaagaggagatatcacaacttatgccacagaaatataaaggatcataagagactactGTGAagaattatatgccaacaaattggataacctagaagaaatgaataaattctaagACATATACACTCTAACAAGgctgaatcataaagaaatagaaaatctgaacagaccataatgagtaaggagattgaatcagtaataaaagtcTCCCATccaagagataggaacactcatacattgttggtaggactgcaaactagtacaacctctgtggaaagcaatatgaagatacctcaaagagatacaagtaagactaccatttgatccagcaatcccattactgggcatctacccaaaagaacaaaagacattctattaaaaagacacctgcactcgaatatttgtagcagcacaattcacagttgcaaagatgtggaaacaacccaagtgcccatcaatatctgagtggattaataaattgtggcatatgtataccgtggagttatactcagccacaaaaaagcaATAGTGATctaccacctcttgtattatcctgggtagagctagaacacattctactaagtgaagtatcccaagaatggaaaaacgagcatcacaagtacttaccatcaaattggttttactgatcaacacttaagtgcacatatagtagtaacattcatcaggtgctgggcagatgggaggggagaggggatgagtaaatacacacctaatgggtgcggtgcgcatgtctaggggatggacatgttgaagttctgacttgggtagggtaaggggaatatacataacctaaacatttgtatctccataatatgctgaaattaaaaatattttttaaaaaaagacctaTGTGTTAGTCTCAACTCTGTCACTTATAGCTAGAAGACCTCAAACAACTATCTCCCTCTCCTTGGTGctctgtttctccatctataaaagaTAAGGCTTAGACTAAGTGCTGTGATTCTAAGGTGGGAAAGTagaaatacactaaaaaaattaatttcactgaTATCAATGAATTTAATGATGAatcattatttaatacatttaggAGTGACAAGAAagtgtaaaggaaaataaaaatctcaggatgCCTtccccaactccttatgcaaaagggaaggtcaAAGCTGAAGCCTGAGTCATGCAACACCCccttccaaatgaatagctgtGAATAACATTACGCATCAGCAGAACCCCAGGGAAAAGTCAAAGGCCTCATGCATCTAAGAAGGACTGCCTCCACAGATCATTAATAAGGAAATTCCCTGCTAGCCTTCCATAACAAGGATGtgcaaattgtaactttaggtCTGCAGGCTAAGTCTAGCTCCCAAAACTAgtgtctagctcctaaaactagtGTGGAGTCTATTGGACTCCACTCTAATAATGttgattataattttatcttcccaggtgcagaacagagacaagatcaATCATTCctccacctacccagggacatctacatgATTGATTCTTCCTTCACCCTCTTTTTATAATATCTTCAAACACtcaccttatcttatgtaaaatgtggATTTCCTGGACCTCAAAAGAATGTAACCATTTAGCCTCACTGCCCAcccccctcctttttctttctgtataccCCTCCCCTTTAAATACTAACATTCCCAAATCCCCCTTCCGTAAAATACTGACAGATGCAtctatggtttttgttttcccagttgtgtcctcaaactttggcttaataaatctCCATGgattgagatctttgcctcagtcacttattttgggttgtcaaAAGCAAATAAGTACCTTTACATCTCTATTCATTCCcttcactatgttgcctggaAACTGGTGGGAAATGAAGGTTCACGCTACAATGAATTTGACCTCTCACCAGTTTTCAGATACATTCTCTGTCTTAAAGACGAAAGAAAATGTGTCATGCAATTTAGAAACATTTCtgccttaaaataataaaatgtaaaaagtctTCTAAGAGTCTTTTAAGCTTCAGGTAGTCAAAAGATTCATTTACGTGAAAGAGCACCTTGCCAGGTGGGTAAGAAGTTAGTGGAAAGTGTCCAACACTATAGTTCAGTGACAATACACTCAGGATTGCTCTAATTTCCAAAAGGTTAATGTGGCTGCAGGGACCACGTGCCAGGGCAACCCATCCCCTGGCCAGTAAACTCTGACCTCTCCACTCTAAGCACACATCCTTCCTCACTGGTAGCCCCCAGCCATGGTCCAAACATTCATCTAGTAAGCCTCTAAATGACAAAACACATGTGAAAGTACTCTCTGGGCTTTAACTCTCCCACAAGTGGAAGGAAAGTAACCATAGCAGTATAccatttgtgtacatttattgagcactcgtTGTATGCCAAGCCTTGTATAGAACACTTTTTAAATGCCACATTTCACTTAATCCACTTAATATTACTTTGAGGAAGCCACTATGACTGTCCCAATTTTTCCGGTGAGGAAAGTGAGGATTAAAATGAATGGGTGACTGGGCCAAGTTCACACACCAATGAGTATTAGAGCTGAAAATGCAACCCAAGCATATAGGGCTTTAAAGggtaaactaaaaatgaaatcctaagcACCCCtgccaactgaatggaccccctcttggcccagaggaccccagagaaaccttaaaactgagttccttgCCATGAAGGGGAAGAAGGTTGGACACAATTTCATTATATCTGCTCTCTTTTGGGGTTTAGCTACAATTGACGGgaattaatattaaaacagagatcataagactgacagAACAGACTCCTTgtgacaataagatactaaattattaacaggaATTTAAGGCCATGTAAGGCAAAGGTTAaatcacacctgcaggccatcaatttgcttaaTGGATCACTTGAGTCAGTGTATTGGGTCAGTGTACTCTCTTTAACAGACTTCTTTATcctaacttaaaacattccaaacctttagacaagactttctttctttaaccaattataaacCAAAGAATTATTGAACCCACCTATAACTGCCCCCCTTCAAGACATCCTGCCTTTTCAGGACAAACCAATgcataccttccatgtattgatttatgattttatgtgtaattcctgtctccatgaatgtatgAAAGCAAACTGTAACTGGCTGCCTCGGGTGCATTTTCTCAAGACCTCTTGAGACTGTGCTCCCTGGGCCATCAtcacacatattcagctcagaataaacctattttattttacagagcttagatttttttcattaacagAGCCATCCTTCAGTCACTACACAACCCTCCTGACGAGAGAGCACTCAAAGAGACCATGTCTTCAGCAACTAAAGAGTGGGCAAGAAAATGGTTAAGGAGAAGAATTTTAGTGATTGTCATgggaacatgaaaaaaaaaaatcagatacaaAACTCCCATCTGAAGCATTTGATGGCAGGAGGCTGAGAAACATTCTGATCCTGTGGTAGGATTTCCATCTTGGCTTtgggaacagaacagagagagcgagcgagagagCAAAGCAGATGAAGACACCTGTTTTCTATGAGCATCCTTGGTTAGTCAGGTTTATTTTAGACAGAGAGTCCCCAAAAGATGAAGCCTACAGGAGAACTGACCTCGGTGAGCTCCACCCTCCTCAGGTGAGCAGCCAAAGTGAAGGAGTCTGGCTAGAGACCTGGAGGACTGCTGTGAAATTTTAAGCACAGAGGGTTGGGGGAAGCTTGCGTGGTAGGTATCACCCCAGCCAAAACCATCACCAGGCTTGAGCTCCTCTGCTGTGGAAGTCACAGCACATTCATTTTTTAGCAAAATCACCTGGAGCCTTGCTAATGAGACCCCGGGGGCATTGGAACCCAATTAGAGGAGTGGGCCATGGAGACACCTCACCCCATTGTCACATAAACTTTGTGGTTTGGATTAACTTTAGAGGCTAAAAAGCCACTTTTTTATCCTTCTTTTAGGCTCCTGTACTGAGTCATCCCAAAATTTAGTATGTAGTTATTAAGCAGCTACTATATACAGGGTATGGTTTCGTGTCATCCATTTGGGGAAATAAGTTGGTGTTAAACATGAAGTGatctagggttttttttgttgttgttttttctaaGAAGCAGAGACAAATGTGAACTAATCCAGCCCCTTGACTACCCACCTCATGTTAacacagcactttgggaaatgTTTGGACAGATAAGGGGTGCTATATAATATGGTGCTTAAAAGCATGGATGAAGGAGTCAAGCTGCCTTGTTTAAAGGCTGACTCTTCCATTACTACGTACATAATTATACCCTCAACAagtgtcttcatttcttttttttttttttttttttttttttgagacagagtctcgctttgttgtccaggctagagtgagtgccgtggcgtcagcctagctcacagcaacctcaaactcctgggctccagtgatccttctgcctcagcctcccgagtagctgggactacaggcatgcaccactatgcccggctaattttatatatatatatcagttggccaattaatttctttctatttatagtagagacggggtctcgctcttgctcaggctggttttgaactcctgaccttgagcaatccgcccgcctcggcctcccaagagctaggattacaggcgtgagccacagcgcctggcctgtcTTCATTTCTTAATGAAGGAtgccatttcctcatctgcaactttttcttagatttaaagaaatcaataaacaagtccacaataatagttggagaaaTTAACTCCACTGCCCCAGAAAACAGTAGTATGATTAGATCAAAATTTCTGTAGAAACAGATCAGAACAACATATGAACCACTTCAACCTGATTGATATTTACAAAACCGATACACTGAAGAatccacattcttttcaagtacacacTGTGCATTCTCTAGGATAGAACTTATGTTGGGCTATCAAAcaagtttcaataaatgtaaaaggaatgATATTATTCAGTATGTTCTATGACCACTGtggaattaagttagaaatcagtaacaagaaatcaaggaaaaaagtctttatttggAACAACACAGTTCTAAATAATTCattggtcaaagaagaaatcatttaCAATTAGAATATAACTGAATGATAATGAactgaatgataataaaaataaatgtgaaatctTGCAGAATACAGCTAAAGCACTGCTTAAAGGAAGTTGACAGTTTTAAACTTATGTTAGAAAGGAACTAAAGTGTAAAATCCATGAGCTGTTCTTACCTTAGatttacaaagtaaaagaaagaacaaatttaaatgcaatctaaaaggaaggaaataagatagaaatttatcacatagaaaacaaaaacagagacaaaatTTTAGACATAACCTAAAtaatggttctttgaaaagatcaacaaaactaatAAATCCCCAAATAGACTGCtcaagaaaaaagacagaaagcatgaattttaatattgaaaatgggAAAGGATATCACTATAAtcagacagaaaataaaggaTGAGAGATTATTATGAGCAACTTGAAGTTTCAGTATCAATGTCATTTGATGACCTAACGTCCATCTAATCCATAtctttaaaaggatttttttagattttatattgaataaaatattaaaaatccagGTGACTTTCGGGtacactaaatattttaaaagagtttccTACTGTATtcatgtataataaaaaaaattgtacccccttaatattttgaaaatattacctGCTAGTAGTAAGTGCCAGGGCTAGGATTAGGGGTTGGGGTACATTCTTATGGTCTGGTGGCTGCTGGAAATAAGAGTCCAAAAAGGATGGCTAAAATATTACAGGACAGCAGTGAGGGCCCAGCGGCAGTTAAACATATACCTTAATCAGCAGGTACTTCCCGAGTGAAGACTAGGAAGGACTGGAGTACTCGTGCATGGTAAGTAACAAGAAACTAATGGGCCAAACAGCTGGAAGCAGAAGGAGGTAAAACGAGTGCTCAAGAGCAGATGAGCATGAACAGAAGAGAACTTTAGATATGAGAACCCAGGGAAATAAAATTATGCCTACAAAGTGGATATCACTGtctagcaggcatcctcaaactacggccttgcgggccacctagcacatttatctggccctgcaggtgtttttgccatggctgcctgtcctgcttagcagccaactcgtcccgggcccacagtgcgcactctccaaccgtctgaggaacagtgaactggccccctgtttaaaaagtttgaggacccctggctaggACCTGAGTCCAGTGCTAGCATACGCTCATGTGACTCTCTCCACAAGAGTCAACATTTCCTGTTCTGAGGACTAAAATGCTTCTAAAGTCAGCTTGCCCTGCTCAGAACCCTCTGGGCAAATCCTCACTATGGCAGGTCGAGAGAATTTCTACACATATGAGTGTTCAAACCCAAAGATACCTACGACCATTGCTCCCTGAGACAGtccttctcttctcccacctgccccttcACTACTCCCAGACTGACCCGGCTTTCTGGAAGAGTTCATTCTCTCCAGACCAGCCGACCTGCCTCGAGGCCACTGCCAGATGTGGAACCGCAGCACTAGAAGGCCTCTCTTACCTTTTCCATCTTGTCCAATGccataaaaatgaggaaactgaaacttcaAGGAAGAAGGTGACTGGCCCAAGATCTCCCCATCAGGTTAGGTAgagccagagtgagaccttaGGGGTCCCAGTGTCCCACCCCATAGTCCCCTGTCTTCCCTAAATCAATCATCTATTTCTCTTCCCAAATCACTCTCCTTCCCACGAGTCTCCTCATGGCACTTTTCACTTCAGCATTCCTGAAGGAGTAAATGACAGGGTTTAAGAGTGGCGTGACCACCGTGTAAAATACGGCGACTATCTTGTCTGCAGGGAAGGTGACACAGGGCCTCATGTAGACGAAGGAGCAGGGTATGAAGAACAGGCCCACCACGGCCACGTGGGAGGCGCAGGTGGAGAGGGCCTTGCGCCGCCCCTCTGAGGTGCGGCTCCTCAGGGAGCGCAGGATGACCAGGTAGGAAGCAAGCAGCACCGAGAAGCTGATCACCGAGATGGAGCCGCCGTTGGCGATGATTAGCAGCCCAATGAGGAACGTGTCCGCACAGGCCAGCTTCAGCACGGGGTGGACGTCACAGAAGTAGTGGTCAATGATGTTAGGGCCACAGAAGGGCAGCTGGAAAATGAGGACGGTTTGCCCAACGGAATGCAGCAGGCCCCCGCCCCATGCCGCCCCCACCAGGAGGCCACGCGCCCGTTGGTTCATGATGGTCGTGTAGTGCAagggcttgcagatggccacgtagcggtcGTAGGCCATCACTGTCAGGAGAAAGATCTCGGTGCCACcaaagaaatggaggaaaaatatCTGCGTGATGCAGCCCTTGACGGAAATGACGTTCCTCTCGGAGAAAGAGTCGAAGATGAGCCTGGGGGCCGTGACAGAACAGTAACAGATCTCCACAAAGGACAGGTAGCTGAGGAAGAAATACATGGGGGAGGTGAGCCCTTTGCTGGCCATGATGGTCACCACGATGAGGCCATTGCCCATCAGGATGGCTGTGTACATGAGGAGAAAGATCACAGAAATAACCTTCTGTTTATCCCGGTTCTGAGAAAATCCCAAAAAAATGATGTCAGTCACATTGTTTGTAGCAGCCATGCTTTAAAGCCTGGGATAACAAACAGCCTGGAATCACAAAAATCAAAGAACTCTCCTCAATAATTAGAAACATCCTTCATGGGCCATGAGGACTATTGTCATTCTGCTCCCTCTTGAGTTCTTTCTCTGCCTTGGATTTCGCCAAAACACGTTCTCTACGAGCAAACACAGTGGCAATCATCAGCTGCTTGATAGTATTCCCCAAATAAAACTTGACTgcgaggccgggcatggtggctcacgcctgtaatcctagcactctgggagcccaaggcaggtggattgctcaaggtcaggagtttgaaaccagcctgagtaagagtgagactccatctctactaaaaatagaaagaaattaattggccaactaaaaatacatagaaaaaactagccgggcatggtggcacatgcctgtagtcccagctacttgggaggctgaggcaggagggtcgctggagcccaggagtttgaggttgccgtgagctaggctgacgccacagcactctagcctgggcaacagagtgagactctgtctcaaaaaaatttgaCTGCAATGATGCTGCTTTGAAGTGTTTTTTCTGACCCAGGCACAGGCATTAGCtgatttaaccctcacaacaaaaatgagagaacattttatagataagaaaactaagactCAAAGAGGGTAAGTCACTAGCCCAAGGCCACACACCTCATATTTAAACCCCAgcctgtatttttcaaaatgcagatGCTTGCACTACATCTCCTACTCCTAAAGAAGGCCGTATAGTGGTGGCATAATAGTGGTTTCAGGTCACTTTGCCTTGCACAGTACTGTGGAACCAATATTTTACAATGAGTGCTAAAGTTTCTCCACCCCAATTATTCTGCAACCTTGAAACTAACCAGGCTCCCTAACGGTCATAAGAAAGAAGCTGACAGAAGGAAGAACAGATTCACCAAGATATAACCATTGTCTTTGGAGGTGAATATGGAAAGGGGGAAATGTAAGGTAATAACAGGCTACTTCAATGGTCCACGGACCAATAGCTAAGAAAcaattcaacagacatttaaGTCCCATTTTCTTACACCCTGTTGTTCATGGGGTTGTCAAAGCATGCTTAGGTCAGAGCCTCAGAGCACAGTAAGTCTACACAAAGAAAGCCTTTAAGCTGGGTATCTAGACTGCCTCCTGAGGCAATAGCATGTTAGGAGACCCCAACGCGCACTACAGAGGACCCAGAGACTGACAAGAAGGATCAGACACAGAAAATCACAATCACAGCCTTTGAAGTGGCCATTCCTTCCAGGCTGAAACCAGCCCTGCCAGCAAGCTGAAGGTATCCTGAATCACACACTTCAACAGGGAGCTTGCAGCCCAAGCCAGCCCTCTGCATGTGGGAGAGCAGCTGTGGCACTGTGGTCTGGTGACAGGAACACAGGCTTTGAGATCAGGAGTCCCAAGTCCAAATCCTAACACTGATGCTTAGTAGCTGTGTGGCATTTAAAAAGCATGGAAATGCTGCCAAGGATATAGTTttcatctaaaaaatgaaaat
It includes:
- the OR4X1 gene encoding olfactory receptor 4X1: MAATNNVTDIIFLGFSQNRDKQKVISVIFLLMYTAILMGNGLIVVTIMASKGLTSPMYFFLSYLSFVEICYCSVTAPRLIFDSFSERNVISVKGCITQIFFLHFFGGTEIFLLTVMAYDRYVAICKPLHYTTIMNQRARGLLVGAAWGGGLLHSVGQTVLIFQLPFCGPNIIDHYFCDVHPVLKLACADTFLIGLLIIANGGSISVISFSVLLASYLVILRSLRSRTSEGRRKALSTCASHVAVVGLFFIPCSFVYMRPCVTFPADKIVAVFYTVVTPLLNPVIYSFRNAEVKSAMRRLVGRRVIWEEK
- the OR4S1 gene encoding olfactory receptor 4S1; this translates as MGAKNNVTEFVLFGLFQSREMQHACFVVFSLFHVFTVLGNLLVIITINASKTLNSPMYLFLSHLSFADMCYPSATTPKMIADTFVERKIISFNGCMTQLFSAHFFGGTEIFLLTAMAYDRYVAICRPLHYTTIMDRRKCGLLAGASWVAGFLHSILQTLLTVQLPFCGPNEIDNFFCDVHPLLKLACADTYVVGLIVVANSGMISLVSFLVLILSYVAILLNLRNRSSEGRRKALSTCGSHIITVLLVLVPPMFMYIRPSTTLAADKLVILFNIVMPPLLNPLIYTLRNNEVKNAMRKLFRVERGLGEK